A region of Drosophila mauritiana strain mau12 chromosome 3L, ASM438214v1, whole genome shotgun sequence DNA encodes the following proteins:
- the LOC117139422 gene encoding hippocampus abundant transcript 1 protein-like isoform X2: MAQLKFLRPLVTVLVNRSGIGKASVWHAVIVTFMHYFSWGLLTVPFIEKLSGSFGNRVLLVDGLVYGVRGILGFVTTPVMGAISDFRGRKVVMLLAVATTYAPIPFMMLKSWWFFAILTVSSICGSTYSASLAYVADTTSVENRSKGYGIIAASFGAGIAFSPSLGNYLMKSHGSGSVILLAAITGLINIMFIIFAVPESLVLKEKKKMVDKKTDNKMEDINPKERKEILNREEKLNNHVLANKSNHVTSQNLVTNKERSQKFNKEDENLQNDLTEKEKDDNGSLNTSDLWKVLRKSRVDSTAPVYLKTNMGFEYEEVSMMLGLLSVLAITSNLLLGYIMNIVGVKWSIRLGLLLLLLQLFFFGFGTHHWMYWLSSILAALATIIPAANNAVASIYASPENRGAVLGIISGIECLSEGLGPAFFGVLFFIFQDDDLKVNSPIPMPFVISAISVFVAIVLTGFIKKETVEKEPLIYKIIDDATEDELEPLAKTTFKYEKNNVKLEIDDNYDSDCKERSFK, translated from the exons ATGGCGCAGTTGAAGTTTCTTAGACCCCTGGTGACAGTATTGGTTAATCGTTCTGGAATCGGAAAAGCCAGTGTTTGGCACGCGGTGATTGTTACGTTTATGCACTACTTCTCCTGGGGTCTTCTCACCGTGCCCTTCATCGAGAAACTGTCGGGATCGTTTGGCAATCGCGTCCTTCTCGTCGATGGACTGGTTTACGGAGTGAGAGGAATCCTGGGATTTGTGACCACGCCTGTGATGGGCGCCATTTCCGATTTCCGTGGCCGAAAAGTAGTGATGCTACTGGCTGTGGCCACCACCTACGCTCCAATTCCATTCATGATGTTGAAGAGTTGGTGGTTCTTCGCCATTCTCACTGTGAGCTCCATCTGTGGGAGCACTTACTCCGCTTCATTGGCCTATGTGGCAGACACAACTAGTGTTGAGAATCGTTCAAAAGGATATGGCATTATTGCAGCCAGTTTCGGAGCTGGAATAGCCTTTTCGCCATCATTGGGTAATTACTTGATGAAATCGCACGGGTCTGGATCAGTTATTTTGCTTGCCGCCATCACAGGCTTGATTAATATCATGTTTATCATATTTGCGGTGCCAGAGAGCTTagttttaaaagaaaaaaagaaaatggtGGATAAAAAGACTGATAACAAGATGGAGGACATAAAcccaaaggaaaggaaagagATTCTAAATAGAGAAGAGAAGTTGAATAACCATGTTTTAGCGAACAAATCCAACCACGTCACATCACAAAATCTAGTCACAAATAAGGAGCGGAGCCAAAAGTTCAACAAGGAAGACGAAAACCTACAAAATGATTTAACCGAAAAGGAGAAAGATGATAATGGATCCCTAAACACTTCCGATCTTTGGAAAGTGCTGCGTAAAAGTC GAGTGGATTCTACTGCACCCGTGTATCTCAAGACTAATATGGGATTTGAGTACGAGGAGGTGTCCATGATGTTGGGGTTACTATCTGTGCTGGCGATCACATCCAATCTCCTTCTCGGTTATATTATGAACATAGTAGGGGTGAAGTGGTCGATCCGATTGGGATTATTACTcctgctgttgcagttgttcTTCTTCGGCTTTGGAACCCATCATTGGATGTACTGGCTAAGCAGTATCTTGGCCGCACTGGCAACAATTATACCCGCTGCCAATAACGCGGTGGCTTCCATCTACGCCAGTCCCGAGAATCGGGGTGCTGTCCTGGGCATTATCTCTGGCATCGAGTGCTTGAGCGAGGGTTTGGGACCTGCCTTTTTCGGAGTACTCTTCTTCATTTTCCAGGATGATGATCTTAAAGTCAATTCTCCAATTCCAATGCCCTTCGTCATAAGTGCCATTAGTGTATTTGTGGCCATCGTCTTGACAGGTTTTATTAAAAAGGAGACTGTCGAAAAGGAACCATTGATCTATAAGATCATAGACGACGCTACAGAGGATGAGCTAGAACCGCTTGCGAAAACCacatttaaatatgaaaagaaTAATGTAAAACTAGAGATAGATGACAACTATGATTCGGATTGTAAAGAACGTAGCTTTAAATAa
- the LOC117139422 gene encoding hippocampus abundant transcript 1 protein-like isoform X1: MAQLKFLRPLVTVLVNRSGIGKASVWHAVIVTFMHYFSWGLLTVPFIEKLSGSFGNRVLLVDGLVYGVRGILGFVTTPVMGAISDFRGRKVVMLLAVATTYAPIPFMMLKSWWFFAILTVSSICGSTYSASLAYVADTTSVENRSKGYGIIAASFGAGIAFSPSLGNYLMKSHGSGSVILLAAITGLINIMFIIFAVPESLVLKEKKKMVDKKTDNKMEDINPKERKEILNREEKLNNHVLANKSNHVTSQNLVTNKERSQKFNKEDENLQNDLTEKEKDDNGSLNTSDLWKVLRKSRKDKNLLVIYLITFLSIWPFAGVDSTAPVYLKTNMGFEYEEVSMMLGLLSVLAITSNLLLGYIMNIVGVKWSIRLGLLLLLLQLFFFGFGTHHWMYWLSSILAALATIIPAANNAVASIYASPENRGAVLGIISGIECLSEGLGPAFFGVLFFIFQDDDLKVNSPIPMPFVISAISVFVAIVLTGFIKKETVEKEPLIYKIIDDATEDELEPLAKTTFKYEKNNVKLEIDDNYDSDCKERSFK, translated from the coding sequence ATGGCGCAGTTGAAGTTTCTTAGACCCCTGGTGACAGTATTGGTTAATCGTTCTGGAATCGGAAAAGCCAGTGTTTGGCACGCGGTGATTGTTACGTTTATGCACTACTTCTCCTGGGGTCTTCTCACCGTGCCCTTCATCGAGAAACTGTCGGGATCGTTTGGCAATCGCGTCCTTCTCGTCGATGGACTGGTTTACGGAGTGAGAGGAATCCTGGGATTTGTGACCACGCCTGTGATGGGCGCCATTTCCGATTTCCGTGGCCGAAAAGTAGTGATGCTACTGGCTGTGGCCACCACCTACGCTCCAATTCCATTCATGATGTTGAAGAGTTGGTGGTTCTTCGCCATTCTCACTGTGAGCTCCATCTGTGGGAGCACTTACTCCGCTTCATTGGCCTATGTGGCAGACACAACTAGTGTTGAGAATCGTTCAAAAGGATATGGCATTATTGCAGCCAGTTTCGGAGCTGGAATAGCCTTTTCGCCATCATTGGGTAATTACTTGATGAAATCGCACGGGTCTGGATCAGTTATTTTGCTTGCCGCCATCACAGGCTTGATTAATATCATGTTTATCATATTTGCGGTGCCAGAGAGCTTagttttaaaagaaaaaaagaaaatggtGGATAAAAAGACTGATAACAAGATGGAGGACATAAAcccaaaggaaaggaaagagATTCTAAATAGAGAAGAGAAGTTGAATAACCATGTTTTAGCGAACAAATCCAACCACGTCACATCACAAAATCTAGTCACAAATAAGGAGCGGAGCCAAAAGTTCAACAAGGAAGACGAAAACCTACAAAATGATTTAACCGAAAAGGAGAAAGATGATAATGGATCCCTAAACACTTCCGATCTTTGGAAAGTGCTGCGTAAAAGTCGTAAGGATAAGAACCTACTCGTGATATACCTCATTACATTCCTGTCGATTTGGCCCTTTGCAGGAGTGGATTCTACTGCACCCGTGTATCTCAAGACTAATATGGGATTTGAGTACGAGGAGGTGTCCATGATGTTGGGGTTACTATCTGTGCTGGCGATCACATCCAATCTCCTTCTCGGTTATATTATGAACATAGTAGGGGTGAAGTGGTCGATCCGATTGGGATTATTACTcctgctgttgcagttgttcTTCTTCGGCTTTGGAACCCATCATTGGATGTACTGGCTAAGCAGTATCTTGGCCGCACTGGCAACAATTATACCCGCTGCCAATAACGCGGTGGCTTCCATCTACGCCAGTCCCGAGAATCGGGGTGCTGTCCTGGGCATTATCTCTGGCATCGAGTGCTTGAGCGAGGGTTTGGGACCTGCCTTTTTCGGAGTACTCTTCTTCATTTTCCAGGATGATGATCTTAAAGTCAATTCTCCAATTCCAATGCCCTTCGTCATAAGTGCCATTAGTGTATTTGTGGCCATCGTCTTGACAGGTTTTATTAAAAAGGAGACTGTCGAAAAGGAACCATTGATCTATAAGATCATAGACGACGCTACAGAGGATGAGCTAGAACCGCTTGCGAAAACCacatttaaatatgaaaagaaTAATGTAAAACTAGAGATAGATGACAACTATGATTCGGATTGTAAAGAACGTAGCTTTAAATAa
- the LOC117139424 gene encoding hippocampus abundant transcript 1 protein-like isoform X1, which translates to MAQLKFLRPLVAVLVNRSGIGKASVWHAVIVTFMHYFSWGLLTVPFIEKLSGSFGNRVLLVDGLVYGVRGILGFVTTPVMGAISDFRGRKVVMLLAVATTYAPIPFMMLKSWWFFAILTVSSICGSTYSASLAYVADTTSVENRSKGYGFVAASFGAGIAFSPSLGNYLMKSYGSASVILIATITGMMNILFIIFAVPESLVLKEKKVMMNEMNDNKVKDTKAEDISPKEKKEILNGEVKLTVEAKKPTSQNLVANKEQDQELNNEENLQNDLTEKEKDDNGSLNTSDLWKVLRKSRKDKNLLVIYFITFLSIWPFAGVDSTAPVYLKTNMGFEYEEVSMMLGLLSVLAITSNILLGYIMNIVGAKWSIRLGLLLLFLQMLFFGFGTHHWMYWLSSILAALATIIPAANNAVASIYASPENRGAVLGIISGIECLSEGLGPAFFGVLFFIFQDDSETDLKVNSPIPMPFVISAISVFVAIVLSGFIQKDTLGNEETRAENESNL; encoded by the coding sequence ATGGCGCAGTTGAAGTTTCTTAGACCCCTGGTGGCAGTATTGGTTAATCGTTCTGGAATCGGAAAAGCCAGTGTTTGGCACGCGGTGATCGTTACGTTTATGCACTACTTCTCCTGGGGTCTTCTCACCGTGCCCTTCATCGAGAAACTGTCGGGATCGTTTGGCAATCGCGTCCTTCTCGTCGATGGACTGGTTTACGGAGTGAGAGGAATCCTGGGATTTGTGACCACGCCTGTGATGGGCGCCATTTCCGATTTCCGTGGCCGAAAAGTAGTGATGCTACTGGCTGTGGCAACCACCTACGCTCCAATTCCATTCATGATGTTGAAGAGTTGGTGGTTCTTCGCCATTCTTACTGTGAGCTCCATCTGTGGGAGCACTTACTCCGCTTCATTGGCCTATGTGGCAGACACAACTAGTGTTGAGAATCGTTCGAAAGGATATGGCTTTGTGGCGGCCAGTTTTGGGGCTGGAATAGCCTTTTCGCCATCGTTGGGGAATTACTTGATGAAATCGTATGGGTCTGCATCCGTTATTTTGATAGCCACCATCACTGGCATGATGAATATCTTGTTTATCATATTTGCGGTGCCAGAGAGTTTAGTTTTGAAGGAGAAAAAGGTTATGATGAATGAAATGAATGATAACAAGGTGAAGGACACGAAAGCGGAGGACATAAGCCCAAAGGAAAAGAAAGAGATCTTAAATGGAGAAGTAAAATTGACTGTTGAAGCGAAGAAACCCACCTCACAGAATCTAGTCGCAAATAAAGAGCAGGACCAAGAGTTAAACAATGAGGAAAACCTACAGAATGATTTAACCGAAAAGGAGAAAGATGATAATGGATCCCTAAACACTTCCGATCTTTGGAAAGTGCTGCGTAAAAGTCGTAAGGATAAGAACCTGCTCGTGATATACTTCATAACATTCCTGTCGATTTGGCCATTTGCAGGCGTGGATTCCACTGCACCCGTGTATCTCAAGACTAATATGGGATTTGAGTACGAGGAGGTGTCCATGATGTTGGGATTACTGTCTGTCCTGGCGATCACATCCAATATCCTCCTCGGTTATATTATGAATATAGTAGGGGCCAAGTGGTCGATCCGTCTGGGACTTCTACTATTGTTCTTGCAAATGCTTTTCTTCGGCTTTGGAACCCATCATTGGATGTACTGGTTAAGCAGTATCTTGGCCGCACTGGCAACAATTATTCCCGCTGCCAATAACGCGGTGGCTTCCATCTATGCCAGTCCCGAGAATCGGGGTGCTGTCCTGGGCATTATCTCTGGCATCGAGTGCTTGAGCGAGGGTTTGGGACCTGCCTTTTTCGGAGTACTCTTCTTCATTTTCCAGGATGATTCGGAGACTGATCTTAAAGTCAATTCTCCAATTCCAATGCCCTTCGTCATAAGTGCCATTAGTGTATTTGTGGCCATCGTCTTGAGTGGTTTCATTCAGAAGGATACTCTTGGAAATGAAGAAACTAGAGCCGAGAACGAAAGCAATCTTTAA
- the LOC117139424 gene encoding hippocampus abundant transcript 1 protein-like isoform X2 yields MAQLKFLRPLVAVLVNRSGIGKASVWHAVIVTFMHYFSWGLLTVPFIEKLSGSFGNRVLLVDGLVYGVRGILGFVTTPVMGAISDFRGRKVVMLLAVATTYAPIPFMMLKSWWFFAILTVSSICGSTYSASLAYVADTTSVENRSKGYGFVAASFGAGIAFSPSLGNYLMKSYGSASVILIATITGMMNILFIIFAVPESLVLKEKKVMMNEMNDNKVKDTKAEDISPKEKKEILNGEVKLTVEAKKPTSQNLVANKEQDQELNNEENLQNDLTEKEKDDNGSLNTSDLWKVLRKSRVDSTAPVYLKTNMGFEYEEVSMMLGLLSVLAITSNILLGYIMNIVGAKWSIRLGLLLLFLQMLFFGFGTHHWMYWLSSILAALATIIPAANNAVASIYASPENRGAVLGIISGIECLSEGLGPAFFGVLFFIFQDDSETDLKVNSPIPMPFVISAISVFVAIVLSGFIQKDTLGNEETRAENESNL; encoded by the exons ATGGCGCAGTTGAAGTTTCTTAGACCCCTGGTGGCAGTATTGGTTAATCGTTCTGGAATCGGAAAAGCCAGTGTTTGGCACGCGGTGATCGTTACGTTTATGCACTACTTCTCCTGGGGTCTTCTCACCGTGCCCTTCATCGAGAAACTGTCGGGATCGTTTGGCAATCGCGTCCTTCTCGTCGATGGACTGGTTTACGGAGTGAGAGGAATCCTGGGATTTGTGACCACGCCTGTGATGGGCGCCATTTCCGATTTCCGTGGCCGAAAAGTAGTGATGCTACTGGCTGTGGCAACCACCTACGCTCCAATTCCATTCATGATGTTGAAGAGTTGGTGGTTCTTCGCCATTCTTACTGTGAGCTCCATCTGTGGGAGCACTTACTCCGCTTCATTGGCCTATGTGGCAGACACAACTAGTGTTGAGAATCGTTCGAAAGGATATGGCTTTGTGGCGGCCAGTTTTGGGGCTGGAATAGCCTTTTCGCCATCGTTGGGGAATTACTTGATGAAATCGTATGGGTCTGCATCCGTTATTTTGATAGCCACCATCACTGGCATGATGAATATCTTGTTTATCATATTTGCGGTGCCAGAGAGTTTAGTTTTGAAGGAGAAAAAGGTTATGATGAATGAAATGAATGATAACAAGGTGAAGGACACGAAAGCGGAGGACATAAGCCCAAAGGAAAAGAAAGAGATCTTAAATGGAGAAGTAAAATTGACTGTTGAAGCGAAGAAACCCACCTCACAGAATCTAGTCGCAAATAAAGAGCAGGACCAAGAGTTAAACAATGAGGAAAACCTACAGAATGATTTAACCGAAAAGGAGAAAGATGATAATGGATCCCTAAACACTTCCGATCTTTGGAAAGTGCTGCGTAAAAGTC GCGTGGATTCCACTGCACCCGTGTATCTCAAGACTAATATGGGATTTGAGTACGAGGAGGTGTCCATGATGTTGGGATTACTGTCTGTCCTGGCGATCACATCCAATATCCTCCTCGGTTATATTATGAATATAGTAGGGGCCAAGTGGTCGATCCGTCTGGGACTTCTACTATTGTTCTTGCAAATGCTTTTCTTCGGCTTTGGAACCCATCATTGGATGTACTGGTTAAGCAGTATCTTGGCCGCACTGGCAACAATTATTCCCGCTGCCAATAACGCGGTGGCTTCCATCTATGCCAGTCCCGAGAATCGGGGTGCTGTCCTGGGCATTATCTCTGGCATCGAGTGCTTGAGCGAGGGTTTGGGACCTGCCTTTTTCGGAGTACTCTTCTTCATTTTCCAGGATGATTCGGAGACTGATCTTAAAGTCAATTCTCCAATTCCAATGCCCTTCGTCATAAGTGCCATTAGTGTATTTGTGGCCATCGTCTTGAGTGGTTTCATTCAGAAGGATACTCTTGGAAATGAAGAAACTAGAGCCGAGAACGAAAGCAATCTTTAA
- the LOC117139425 gene encoding hippocampus abundant transcript 1 protein: MSKYGLKKLLVSLSSISGIGKPSVGHILVVVFLEYFAWGLLTMPMIGTLKETFPDHTFLMNGLVMGVKGILSFLSSPLIGALSDIYGRKVLLLITVIFTCLPIPMMTMDNWWFFVISSLSGVLGVSFSVVFAYVADVTTKEERSRSYGLVSATFAASLVIAPAMGNLIMDLYGINTVVLVATLVSITNVMFVLLAVPESLQRNVRSTGLSWRQADPFQSLRRVGSDPNILLLCIVVFMFLLPEAGEYSSVPAYLKLTMGFDFTELSTLVALMAILSISINVTLGSIVKALGAKKAIILGLLLELLQLILYAIGNEKWQMWPAGNVAALSSITFPAVSVYVSLYTDAETQGAVQGMITGMSGLCSGLGPALFGIVFYLSDMDLDEDRILIGSVSGDRTVFGPFMIGAISVFIGILLASYIPDEKVSRGRREEFSALKYIIEMEEAPTL; this comes from the coding sequence atgtccAAGTACGGTTTGAAAAAATTACTCGTATCGTTGTCCTCCATTTCGGGAATTGGAAAACCAAGTGTTGGGCACATACTAGTAGTTGTTTTTCTGGAATACTTCGCATGGGGCCTGCTGACAATGCCCATGATAGGCACTCTAAAGGAGACCTTCCCAGACCACACGTTCCTCATGAACGGATTGGTCATGGGTGTCAAGGGAATACTCTCGTTTCTATCGTCGCCCCTGATCGGAGCTCTATCGGATATATATGGGCGGAAAGTGCTGCTCCTTATAACAGTGATCTTCACTTGCCTACCGATCCCCATGATGACCATGGATAACTGGTGGTTCTTTGTGATCAGTTCGCTCAGTGGAGTCTTGGGCGTTAGCTTCTCAGTGGTTTTCGCCTATGTGGCGGATGTTACCACAAAGGAAGAGCGCTCTAGATCCTATGGACTGGTATCGGCCACCTTTGCTGCCAGTTTGGTGATCGCCCCGGCAATGGGTAATCTCATAATGGATCTTTACGGAATTAATACTGTGGTGCTAGTAGCAACGTTGGTCTCCATAACGAACGTGATGTTTGTACTGCTGGCTGTGCCCGAAAGTTTACAACGAAACGTTAGATCCACTGGATTGAGCTGGAGACAAGCGGATCCTTTTCAATCCCTGCGAAGAGTGGGCTCGGATCCCAATATCCTGCTACTGTGCATAGTGGTGTTCATGTTTCTACTTCCCGAAGCTGGCGAATACTCCAGTGTGCCAGCCTATCTGAAACTAACAATGGGATTTGATTTCACGGAACTCTCCACGCTGGTGGCTCTAATGGCCATATTGAGCATTTCGATAAACGTGACCTTGGGATCTATAGTGAAGGCATTGGGTGCCAAGAAGGCTATAATACTGGGATTGCTTCTGGAACTGCTGCAACTAATACTCTACGCCATAGGAAACGAAAAGTGGCAAATGTGGCCAGCCGGAAATGTAGCCGCCCTGAGTTCCATCACCTTTCCGGCCGTAAGTGTCTATGTATCCCTCTACACGGATGCCGAAACCCAGGGAGCAGTTCAGGGAATGATCACGGGAATGTCGGGATTGTGCAGTGGACTTGGACCCGCTCTGTTCGGTATCGTATTCTACCTATCCGACATGGATTTGGATGAGGATCGAATTTTGATAGGCAGTGTAAGTGGAGATCGCACTGTGTTCGGTCCCTTTATGATTGGAGCTATCTCTGTGTTTATCGGCATTCTGTTGGCGTCGTATATCCCAGATGAAAAGGTTTCCAGGGGAAGGAGAGAGGAATTTTCCGCACTGAAGTATATTATTGAAATGGAGGAGGCGCCAACATTATAG